The proteins below are encoded in one region of Aquisphaera giovannonii:
- a CDS encoding macro domain-containing protein, whose protein sequence is MVAQRGVKAAGAGPPIRYEALGECLRKAAEKAAELRASVHMPRIGCGLAGGDWARVGPLIEAAMVARGLEVTVYDPG, encoded by the coding sequence ATGGTCGCCCAGCGGGGCGTGAAGGCCGCCGGCGCCGGGCCGCCCATTCGCTACGAGGCCCTGGGCGAGTGCCTCCGCAAGGCCGCGGAGAAGGCGGCCGAGTTGCGGGCGTCGGTCCACATGCCCCGGATCGGCTGCGGCCTGGCCGGCGGCGACTGGGCGCGGGTCGGGCCGCTCATCGAGGCCGCGATGGTCGCCCGCGGGCTGGAGGTCACGGTCTACGACCCGGGGTGA
- a CDS encoding DUF1501 domain-containing protein, with protein sequence MTTHLDPAGTSVHRRAFLGRATQGVGAVALASLLDPMLLRAGDVPPRGPSAPAPPRKAKRVIWLTMAGGPSQFETFDPKPALGRMDGRPMPDSFTRGQQLAQLQGQQLVCLAPMFGFRRCGRNGTEVSELFPHIGSVIDEVCLVRSMTTEAINHDPAHMFMNTGSQIAGRPSMGAWVTYGLGSDAQDLPGFVVMISTGKGRSPQPIAARQWGSGFLPGRFQGVPVRGQGEAVHYLANPGGVTREQQRADVEAINALNARHDASVHDPEVAVRIAQYEMAFRMQAGVPELTDVRGESRGTLELYGCEPGDGSFASNCLLARRMAERGVRFIQLYHRDWDHHSLLREELPLRAREVDRACMALITDLKRRGMLDETLIVWTGEFGRTPMSQSNKGPVGRDHHNKAMSMWLAGAGIKPGIVHGATDELGYAAVDKACTVHDLHATMLHQLGIDHESFRVKFQGLDAKLTGVEPASVIKDILV encoded by the coding sequence ATGACGACGCATCTGGATCCCGCGGGCACTTCGGTCCATCGCCGGGCCTTCCTCGGCCGCGCGACGCAGGGCGTCGGCGCGGTCGCGCTCGCCTCGCTGCTCGACCCGATGCTCCTCCGGGCCGGGGACGTGCCGCCGCGGGGACCCTCCGCCCCGGCCCCGCCGCGGAAGGCGAAGCGGGTCATCTGGCTGACCATGGCGGGCGGGCCGTCGCAGTTCGAGACGTTCGACCCCAAGCCCGCCCTGGGCCGCATGGACGGCCGGCCCATGCCCGACTCGTTCACGCGGGGTCAGCAGCTCGCCCAGCTCCAGGGGCAGCAGCTCGTCTGCCTCGCGCCGATGTTCGGGTTCCGGAGGTGCGGCCGGAACGGCACCGAGGTCAGCGAGCTCTTCCCGCACATCGGGTCGGTGATCGACGAGGTCTGCCTGGTGCGCTCGATGACCACCGAGGCGATCAACCACGACCCGGCGCACATGTTCATGAACACCGGCTCGCAGATCGCAGGCCGGCCCAGCATGGGCGCCTGGGTCACCTACGGCCTCGGCTCCGACGCCCAGGACCTCCCCGGATTCGTCGTCATGATCTCGACCGGCAAGGGCCGATCGCCCCAGCCGATCGCCGCGAGGCAGTGGGGCAGCGGATTCCTGCCCGGCCGGTTCCAGGGCGTGCCGGTCCGGGGGCAAGGTGAGGCCGTGCACTACCTGGCCAACCCCGGCGGGGTCACTCGCGAGCAGCAGCGGGCCGACGTCGAGGCGATCAACGCGCTGAACGCCCGGCACGACGCTTCCGTGCACGACCCCGAGGTCGCCGTCCGGATCGCCCAGTACGAGATGGCGTTCCGGATGCAGGCCGGCGTCCCCGAGCTGACCGACGTCCGCGGCGAGTCCCGGGGCACGCTGGAGCTCTACGGGTGCGAGCCGGGCGACGGCTCGTTCGCCTCGAATTGCCTGCTGGCCCGCCGCATGGCGGAGCGAGGGGTGCGGTTCATCCAGCTCTACCACCGGGACTGGGACCACCACAGCCTGCTCCGCGAGGAGCTGCCCCTCCGCGCCCGCGAGGTGGACCGGGCCTGCATGGCCCTGATCACCGACCTGAAGCGGCGGGGCATGCTCGACGAGACGCTCATCGTCTGGACGGGCGAATTCGGCCGCACGCCGATGTCCCAGTCGAACAAGGGGCCCGTCGGCCGCGACCATCACAACAAGGCGATGTCGATGTGGCTCGCCGGCGCGGGCATCAAGCCCGGGATCGTCCACGGGGCCACCGACGAGCTGGGCTACGCGGCCGTGGACAAGGCCTGCACGGTGCACGACCTCCACGCCACGATGCTGCACCAGCTGGGCATCGACCACGAGTCGTTCCGCGTCAAGTTCCAGGGCCTCGACGCCAAGCTCACCGGCGTCGAGCCCGCCAGCGTCATCAAGGACATCCTGGTCTGA
- a CDS encoding type II toxin-antitoxin system VapC family toxin has translation MLYYLDTVIVIYAVEGDPSDQQRALNHLAMLEQAGHRFAISDLSRTECLAPVLGPGEGQRCSDFFRFFHGPNVRSLGLTSATYDRAAAIRGGHTYPATPPAMPRRYGLADALHLAVAIEAGCDAFLTNDHQLSSFLDIAVEVLP, from the coding sequence GTGCTCTATTATCTGGATACCGTCATCGTCATCTACGCCGTCGAGGGCGACCCATCCGACCAGCAGCGTGCCTTGAACCACCTTGCGATGCTCGAGCAGGCCGGCCACCGTTTCGCCATCAGCGATCTGAGCCGTACGGAATGCCTGGCACCGGTTCTCGGCCCGGGGGAAGGCCAGCGTTGCTCGGATTTCTTCCGATTCTTCCACGGCCCGAACGTGCGGAGCCTGGGCCTGACTTCCGCAACCTACGACCGGGCCGCCGCCATCCGGGGGGGCCACACCTATCCGGCAACTCCGCCCGCCATGCCGAGGCGCTATGGGCTGGCCGACGCACTCCACCTGGCGGTCGCGATCGAGGCCGGCTGCGATGCCTTCCTGACGAACGACCACCAGCTATCGAGCTTCCTCGATATCGCGGTCGAAGTGCTCCCGTGA
- a CDS encoding phosphate/phosphite/phosphonate ABC transporter substrate-binding protein, with protein sequence MRRSLTALALAGLAGSFLTAATARGADDDFCKDGDGCCQRKASKPALRLGAVAYAPGSVTVFEGLRRYLGKRGLEVDYVLYSNYDALVDALLRKQVDVAWNTPLAHAQFHRKAGNASKTLVMRDVDCDVRSALVVRDDSGVRSLDGLKGKTLIMGSRDAAESTVLPAYYLRQAGLDLGSGAVKVHSLDGEVDLRGNPCSSESHVLKALKDGKGQAGIIGERMWNDLAKNHPDQASGLTCLWITPAFSHCVFTAAKDFDPALAARFTELMLAMDPADEAAAEPMRLEGTRKWVAGSPDGFKDLLKALDSDGNAASPAAPAAADRR encoded by the coding sequence ATGCGTCGCTCGCTGACGGCCCTCGCCCTGGCCGGGCTCGCCGGCTCCTTCCTGACGGCCGCGACCGCCCGGGGCGCGGACGACGACTTCTGCAAGGACGGGGACGGCTGCTGCCAGCGGAAGGCGAGCAAGCCGGCCCTCCGCCTCGGTGCCGTGGCGTACGCGCCGGGGAGCGTCACGGTGTTCGAGGGGCTGCGCCGTTATCTCGGCAAGCGCGGGCTGGAGGTCGATTACGTCCTCTACTCGAACTACGACGCCCTGGTGGACGCCCTGCTCAGGAAGCAGGTGGACGTCGCCTGGAACACGCCGCTGGCCCACGCCCAGTTCCATCGGAAGGCGGGCAACGCCAGCAAGACGCTCGTGATGCGCGACGTCGATTGCGACGTCCGCTCCGCGCTCGTCGTCCGCGACGACTCGGGCGTCCGCTCCCTGGATGGCCTCAAGGGGAAGACCCTGATCATGGGCAGCCGCGACGCGGCCGAATCGACCGTGCTGCCGGCGTACTACCTGCGGCAGGCCGGCCTCGACCTGGGCTCCGGGGCGGTCAAGGTCCATAGCCTCGACGGCGAGGTGGACCTCCGCGGCAACCCGTGCTCGAGCGAGTCGCACGTCCTGAAGGCCCTGAAGGACGGCAAGGGCCAGGCGGGCATCATCGGCGAGCGGATGTGGAACGACCTGGCGAAGAACCACCCCGACCAGGCGAGCGGCCTGACCTGCCTCTGGATCACCCCCGCGTTCAGCCACTGCGTCTTCACCGCCGCGAAGGACTTCGACCCCGCGCTGGCCGCCAGGTTCACCGAGCTGATGCTCGCCATGGACCCGGCCGACGAGGCCGCCGCCGAGCCGATGCGCCTGGAGGGCACCCGCAAGTGGGTCGCCGGCAGCCCGGACGGGTTCAAGGACCTGCTCAAAGCCCTGGATTCCGACGGGAATGCCGCGTCCCCGGCCGCCCCGGCGGCCGCCGATCGCCGCTGA
- a CDS encoding FAD-binding domain, which produces MRVAINGAGVAGPALAYWLSRGGHEVVLIEQAPHFRTGGYVIDFWGVGYTVAERMGILADVRAAGYSVGEVRFVDDRGRKVGGFFADVFRRITGDRFTSLPRGDLAATIYRAVEGRVETIFADSIAALREREADILASFERGEPRAFDLVIGADGLHSAVRRIAFGPEGRFETQLGYRVAAFEVEGYRPRDELSYVCYARPGRQVGRFALRGDRTMFLLVFAAEHATGPEPHDAWGRKALLRRVFGEDGWECPQILGAMDGVDDIYYDRVSQIRMDAWSRGRVALIGDAAACVSLLAGEGTGLALAEAYVLAGELNRTPGDHRGAFRRYESRLRPFIEGKQESARKFAPAFAPRTRPGIWFRNQVTRVMAIPPVARLFLARALRDDLELPDYETPAHPE; this is translated from the coding sequence ATGAGGGTCGCCATCAACGGGGCAGGCGTCGCCGGCCCGGCCCTGGCCTACTGGCTGAGCCGGGGCGGCCACGAGGTCGTGCTGATCGAGCAGGCCCCGCATTTCCGCACGGGCGGCTACGTCATCGACTTCTGGGGCGTCGGGTACACGGTCGCGGAGCGGATGGGGATCCTGGCCGACGTGAGGGCGGCGGGCTACTCGGTCGGGGAGGTCCGGTTCGTCGATGATCGCGGCCGGAAGGTGGGCGGATTCTTCGCGGACGTCTTCCGCCGGATCACCGGCGACCGCTTCACCAGCCTGCCGCGCGGCGACCTCGCGGCGACGATCTACCGGGCCGTCGAGGGCCGCGTGGAGACGATCTTCGCCGACAGCATCGCGGCCCTGCGGGAGCGTGAGGCCGACATCCTCGCGTCCTTCGAGCGCGGCGAGCCCCGGGCCTTCGATCTCGTGATCGGCGCCGACGGCCTGCACTCCGCCGTCCGCCGGATCGCCTTCGGCCCCGAGGGACGGTTCGAGACGCAGCTCGGCTACCGTGTCGCCGCCTTCGAGGTCGAGGGCTACCGGCCGCGCGACGAGCTGTCCTACGTCTGCTACGCGCGGCCGGGCCGCCAGGTGGGGCGGTTCGCCCTGCGAGGCGACCGGACCATGTTCCTCCTCGTCTTCGCCGCCGAGCACGCGACCGGCCCGGAGCCGCACGACGCGTGGGGAAGGAAGGCCCTCCTGCGCCGGGTCTTCGGCGAGGACGGCTGGGAATGCCCGCAGATCCTCGGGGCGATGGATGGGGTCGATGACATCTACTACGATCGCGTCAGCCAGATCCGCATGGACGCCTGGTCGCGGGGCCGCGTCGCCCTGATCGGGGACGCGGCCGCGTGCGTCTCCCTGCTGGCCGGCGAGGGGACGGGGCTGGCCCTCGCCGAGGCCTACGTCCTGGCCGGGGAGCTGAACCGCACGCCGGGGGACCACCGGGGGGCCTTCCGGCGCTACGAGAGTCGGCTCCGGCCCTTCATCGAGGGCAAGCAGGAGTCGGCCCGGAAGTTCGCCCCCGCGTTCGCCCCGAGGACGCGGCCGGGGATCTGGTTCCGGAACCAGGTGACGCGCGTCATGGCGATCCCTCCCGTCGCCCGCCTCTTCCTGGCCCGGGCCCTCCGCGACGATCTCGAGCTGCCGGACTACGAGACGCCTGCTCATCCGGAATGA
- a CDS encoding PSD1 and planctomycete cytochrome C domain-containing protein, producing MTSQKSLRTQWNNLLVASLALGLASSTARAAEPTENVAPAVPARVEFNRDVRPILSDSCFLCHGPDKGRRKGDLRLDLRDEAIKAEALVPGKPDESALVERILSDDPGEIMPPPKSNKTLDARQKEILKRWVQQGAEYQKHWSYEKPVKAEVPAGRNAVDVLVRRRLAEVGLKASPEADRRTLIRRLSSDLTGLPPSPEEVKAFVEDTSPGAYERLVDRLMASPHYGERMAIGWLDVVRFADTIGYHSDNPRNVWPYRDWVIRSFNDNKPFDRFTIEQVAGDLLPDASTETRVGSAFNRLLLTTEEGGAQPKDYEARMLTDRVRAVGAAWLGQTTGCAQCHDHKFDPITMRDFYSLGAFFADIREPIIGHREDGMAVASAEDQKTLAKLDAAVAAAKERLEASAPQLDLAQAQWEADLSRYGVTLPELARDAKATPAEKAAARAVQAAIKKDAKARASKEREAVRSYFRSKATPLFAAEREAVAHAERERQAFVDGLPKCLVSVRSASPRTVRILPRGDWMNETGEVVKPALPGYLPQPRDAGRDLTRLDLARWLVSRENPLTARTVANRIWKQFFGEGLSRRLDDLGAQGEPPANPALLDWLACEFMDSGWDVKHIVRTIVTSETYRQTSVATPELLAADPLNRELARQGAFRVDAELVRDNALAISGLLAATIGGPSVKPYQPAGYWENLNFPPREYEADRGDAQHRRGLYTWWQRTFLHPSLLAFDAPSREECCAERNRSNIPQQALVLLNDPTYVEAARAFAARVLRECSGRPEDRLNRAWQLALQRVPESSEAEVARKLLETHLAEYRSNPAAARALISTGDAPVPGDLDAAELAAWTHVARVLLNLHETVTRS from the coding sequence ATGACATCGCAGAAGTCCCTCCGGACCCAGTGGAACAACCTGCTGGTCGCGTCCCTCGCGCTCGGGCTTGCCTCCTCGACGGCCCGCGCGGCGGAGCCGACCGAGAATGTCGCGCCGGCCGTGCCCGCCCGGGTCGAATTCAACCGCGACGTCCGCCCGATCCTCTCGGACAGCTGCTTCCTCTGCCACGGCCCGGACAAGGGCCGGCGCAAGGGCGACCTGCGGCTCGACCTCCGCGACGAGGCGATCAAGGCCGAGGCCCTCGTCCCGGGGAAGCCGGACGAGAGTGCGCTCGTCGAGCGGATCCTCAGCGACGACCCCGGCGAGATCATGCCGCCGCCGAAGTCGAACAAGACGCTGGACGCACGGCAGAAGGAGATCCTCAAGCGCTGGGTGCAGCAGGGCGCCGAGTATCAGAAGCACTGGTCGTACGAGAAGCCGGTCAAGGCGGAGGTCCCCGCCGGCCGGAACGCCGTCGACGTGCTGGTCCGGCGCCGGCTCGCCGAGGTCGGGCTGAAGGCCTCGCCCGAGGCCGACCGCCGCACCCTCATCCGGCGGCTGTCGTCCGACCTGACCGGCCTGCCCCCATCGCCCGAGGAAGTGAAGGCGTTCGTCGAGGACACGTCGCCCGGGGCCTATGAGCGCCTCGTCGACCGGCTGATGGCCAGCCCCCACTACGGCGAGCGGATGGCGATCGGCTGGCTGGACGTCGTCCGGTTCGCCGACACGATCGGCTACCACAGCGACAACCCGCGCAACGTCTGGCCCTACCGCGACTGGGTCATCCGGAGCTTCAACGACAACAAGCCCTTCGACCGCTTCACGATCGAGCAGGTCGCCGGCGACCTCCTGCCCGACGCCAGCACCGAGACCCGCGTCGGCTCGGCGTTCAATCGCCTGCTGCTGACCACCGAGGAGGGGGGCGCCCAGCCGAAGGACTACGAGGCCCGCATGCTGACCGACCGCGTCCGCGCCGTCGGGGCGGCGTGGCTGGGCCAGACCACCGGCTGCGCCCAGTGCCACGACCACAAGTTCGACCCGATCACGATGCGGGACTTCTACTCGCTGGGGGCGTTCTTCGCCGACATCCGGGAACCCATCATCGGCCACCGCGAGGACGGCATGGCCGTCGCCTCGGCCGAGGACCAGAAAACCCTCGCGAAGCTCGACGCCGCCGTCGCCGCGGCGAAGGAGCGGCTGGAGGCCTCGGCCCCCCAGCTCGACCTGGCCCAGGCCCAGTGGGAGGCGGACCTGTCCCGCTACGGCGTCACCCTGCCCGAGCTCGCTCGCGACGCGAAGGCCACGCCCGCCGAGAAGGCGGCCGCGCGGGCCGTCCAGGCGGCGATCAAGAAGGATGCCAAGGCGCGGGCCTCGAAGGAGCGGGAGGCGGTCCGGTCCTATTTCCGGTCGAAGGCCACGCCGCTCTTCGCCGCCGAGCGAGAGGCCGTCGCCCATGCCGAGCGCGAGCGCCAGGCGTTCGTCGACGGCCTGCCGAAGTGCCTGGTGAGCGTCCGCAGCGCCAGCCCGCGGACCGTCCGCATCCTGCCGCGCGGCGACTGGATGAACGAGACGGGCGAGGTGGTCAAGCCGGCCTTGCCTGGCTACCTGCCGCAGCCGCGGGACGCCGGGCGCGACCTGACGCGCCTGGACCTGGCCCGGTGGCTCGTCTCGCGGGAGAACCCGCTCACCGCCCGCACGGTCGCGAACCGGATCTGGAAGCAGTTCTTCGGCGAGGGGCTGAGCCGGCGGCTCGACGACCTCGGCGCCCAGGGCGAGCCCCCGGCGAACCCCGCGCTGCTCGACTGGCTGGCGTGCGAGTTCATGGACAGCGGCTGGGACGTGAAGCACATCGTCCGCACGATCGTCACGAGCGAGACCTACCGGCAAACGTCCGTCGCGACGCCGGAGCTCCTCGCCGCCGACCCGCTCAACCGCGAGCTGGCCCGGCAGGGCGCCTTCCGCGTGGACGCGGAGCTCGTCCGCGACAACGCCCTGGCGATCTCCGGCCTGCTCGCGGCGACGATCGGCGGGCCCAGCGTGAAGCCGTACCAGCCCGCGGGATACTGGGAGAACCTCAACTTCCCGCCGCGCGAGTACGAGGCCGACCGGGGCGACGCCCAGCACCGCCGGGGCCTCTACACCTGGTGGCAGCGCACGTTCCTGCACCCGAGCCTGCTGGCCTTCGACGCCCCCAGCCGCGAGGAATGCTGCGCCGAGCGGAACCGCTCGAACATCCCCCAGCAGGCGCTCGTCCTCCTCAACGACCCGACCTACGTCGAGGCCGCCCGCGCCTTCGCCGCGCGGGTGCTCCGCGAGTGCTCGGGCCGGCCCGAGGATCGGCTCAACAGGGCCTGGCAGCTCGCCCTCCAGCGCGTCCCCGAGTCGTCCGAGGCGGAGGTCGCCCGCAAGCTGCTCGAGACGCATCTGGCCGAATACCGGTCGAACCCGGCCGCCGCCCGCGCCCTGATCTCGACCGGGGATGCCCCGGTGCCCGGGGACCTCGACGCCGCCGAGCTCGCGGCCTGGACCCACGTCGCCCGCGTGCTGCTCAACCTCCACGAGACGGTCACGAGGTCGTGA
- a CDS encoding IS3 family transposase has product MPPPLVWWRSARSLKKTLGFNRSGLYYEPATESEANLRLMRLIDEQYLRTPFYGSRRIAAHLTALGEPINRKRAQRLMRIMGLEAIYPRPRTTTRSPDHKIYPYLLRDVAIDRCDQVWSTNVTYLPLVGGYMFLAAVIDWHSRFVLSWRLSNTLDGRFCLEALEAALEGGRPEVFNTDQGSRFTARAFTRRLEEAGVAVSMEGRGRALDNVFIERLWR; this is encoded by the coding sequence TTGCCACCGCCGCTCGTCTGGTGGCGTTCAGCGAGGTCTCTCAAAAAAACTCTGGGCTTCAACCGCTCCGGCCTCTACTACGAGCCGGCGACGGAGTCCGAGGCGAACCTTCGGCTGATGCGCTTGATTGACGAGCAGTACCTGCGCACGCCGTTCTACGGCAGCCGTCGCATAGCGGCCCACCTGACGGCCCTGGGGGAGCCGATCAATCGCAAGCGGGCGCAGCGGCTGATGAGGATCATGGGCCTGGAGGCGATCTACCCGAGGCCGAGGACCACCACGAGGAGCCCCGACCATAAGATTTACCCCTACCTGCTGCGCGACGTGGCGATCGACCGATGCGACCAGGTCTGGTCGACCAACGTGACCTACCTGCCCCTTGTGGGCGGCTACATGTTCCTGGCGGCGGTGATCGACTGGCACAGCCGCTTCGTCCTGTCGTGGAGGCTGTCGAACACGCTCGACGGCCGGTTCTGCCTGGAGGCATTGGAGGCGGCCCTGGAAGGGGGGCGGCCGGAGGTCTTCAACACCGACCAGGGCTCGCGGTTCACGGCGCGGGCCTTCACGCGGAGGCTGGAGGAGGCGGGGGTGGCGGTGAGCATGGAAGGCCGCGGGCGTGCGCTGGACAACGTGTTCATCGAGCGGCTGTGGCGGTGA
- a CDS encoding transposase yields MGTEAPTPVVIPIHCAPKKAPCPKCGRSGRRKRTFTRRVRTVAYKAVAYLEVTGGEYRARCDCSTTFRNVPEGVLPRALYDNKVRDLVLRRILDDGMSVERTLESLRREYLLDLSTGFAYDVLHERARQLDLSEHRREVLARFSGTLCVDELHLGRSTLLLATDPLADLPVAFALVDANDRGHMRRFLRNLKNWGLAPEVVVTDGSNLYPAVLAELWPDADHQLCAFHVLKDINGLILDAVRRLRSAISRRGKAGRKKKRGRKGAKSKAAAARRGMTVKEKAHFVFRRRHLIVKRREDLSEAEREDLVRMLEYLPELATLRRFADRIYWLFDAPKDLHQASCRRGAIMRDAAFRAVPELAKALKQLDEEKFPKLMAYLARPVGRRVRTNNHVERTNRMFRLLEKVRYKWRRRRTLVRFVILTLDRIWEERAAARSAPAAAPRETEPKAGGKTRKRGRAA; encoded by the coding sequence ATGGGCACCGAGGCACCCACACCCGTCGTTATACCGATCCACTGCGCCCCCAAGAAGGCCCCCTGCCCGAAGTGCGGCCGCTCCGGCCGCCGCAAGCGGACGTTCACCCGCAGGGTCCGCACCGTCGCGTACAAGGCCGTCGCCTACCTGGAAGTCACCGGCGGCGAATACCGGGCCCGGTGCGATTGCTCCACGACCTTCCGGAATGTCCCCGAGGGCGTACTCCCCCGGGCCCTCTACGACAACAAGGTCCGCGACCTGGTCCTCCGGCGCATCCTCGACGACGGCATGAGCGTCGAGCGGACCCTGGAGTCCCTCCGTCGCGAGTACCTCCTCGACCTATCCACGGGCTTCGCCTACGACGTGCTCCATGAGCGAGCCCGGCAACTCGACCTCTCCGAGCATCGCCGCGAGGTCCTGGCGAGGTTCAGCGGCACGCTCTGCGTCGACGAGCTGCACCTGGGCCGCTCCACGCTCCTGCTGGCCACCGACCCGCTCGCCGACCTGCCCGTGGCGTTCGCCCTGGTCGACGCCAACGACCGGGGCCACATGAGACGGTTCCTCCGCAACCTCAAGAATTGGGGATTGGCCCCGGAGGTCGTGGTGACCGACGGCTCGAACCTCTACCCGGCGGTGCTGGCCGAACTCTGGCCCGACGCCGATCACCAGCTGTGCGCCTTCCACGTGCTCAAGGACATCAACGGGCTCATCCTCGACGCCGTGCGGCGGCTGCGGTCGGCGATCTCGCGGCGAGGCAAGGCGGGGCGGAAGAAGAAGCGGGGCCGCAAGGGGGCCAAGTCCAAGGCCGCGGCCGCCCGCCGGGGCATGACGGTCAAGGAGAAGGCCCACTTCGTGTTCAGGCGCCGCCACCTGATCGTGAAGCGGCGGGAGGACCTCAGCGAGGCGGAGCGCGAGGACCTGGTGCGGATGCTCGAGTACCTGCCCGAGCTGGCGACGCTGCGGCGATTCGCCGACCGGATCTACTGGCTGTTCGACGCGCCCAAGGACCTCCATCAGGCGAGCTGCCGCCGCGGCGCGATCATGCGAGACGCGGCCTTCCGGGCGGTCCCGGAGTTGGCCAAGGCGCTGAAGCAACTGGACGAGGAGAAGTTCCCCAAGCTGATGGCCTACCTGGCCAGGCCGGTCGGCCGGCGGGTCCGGACGAACAACCATGTCGAGCGGACCAACCGGATGTTCCGCCTGCTGGAGAAGGTGCGTTACAAGTGGCGCCGGCGGCGGACGCTGGTGCGCTTCGTGATCCTCACGTTGGACCGGATCTGGGAGGAGCGGGCCGCCGCGCGGTCAGCCCCAGCCGCGGCTCCCCGAGAGACCGAACCGAAGGCGGGAGGCAAGACCAGGAAACGAGGTCGGGCTGCTTGA
- a CDS encoding integrase core domain-containing protein, whose product MKHENVYLNSYPDVMEMEAGLGGWFSFYNHERPHQALGYRTPAEVYRGAAAVGP is encoded by the coding sequence CTGAAACACGAAAATGTTTACTTAAATTCATATCCAGATGTAATGGAGATGGAGGCCGGGCTGGGCGGCTGGTTCTCGTTCTACAACCACGAGCGGCCGCATCAGGCCCTGGGCTACCGGACGCCCGCGGAGGTCTATCGCGGCGCCGCGGCGGTCGGGCCTTGA
- a CDS encoding DUF1501 domain-containing protein — MRPLPYTALHRRAFLGRTSKGLGSVALASLLGPSGVRADASRGVLGTLPLPRKATRVIWLTMAGGPSHLETFDPKPTLARMHGKPMPESFTRGQMLAQLQGQELKCFGPQHPFKAFGKERTEICALFPHIGSVIDEVCLVRSMTTEAINHDPAHMFMNTGSQIAGRPSMGAWVTYGLGSDAQDLPGFVVLTSLGQGGQNQPIAARQWSSGFLPSRHQGVQLRAKGDPVLYLTDPPGVSREQQGADVAAINTLNAHHAASVHDPEVATRVAQYEMAFQMQASVPRLMDVAGESRSTLELYGCEPGDGSFASNCLLARRLAERGVRFIQLYHKDWDHHGGVKEGIALKAKEIDRACMALIVDLKRRGMLDDILVVWAGEFGRTPMSQGGDGRDHHNKAMSVWLAGAGVRGGMVYGASDELGYAAVDKVCTVHDLHATMLHQLGIDHETFRVKFQGLDAKLTGVEPANVIKGILS; from the coding sequence ATGAGACCGCTCCCGTACACCGCCCTGCACCGCCGCGCGTTCCTGGGCAGGACTTCGAAGGGCCTGGGCTCCGTCGCGTTGGCCTCGCTCCTGGGCCCGTCCGGCGTGCGCGCCGACGCGAGCCGAGGGGTGCTCGGCACGCTGCCCCTGCCCCGGAAGGCCACCCGAGTCATCTGGCTGACGATGGCGGGCGGGCCGTCGCACCTGGAGACGTTCGACCCCAAGCCGACGCTCGCCCGGATGCACGGCAAGCCGATGCCCGAGAGCTTCACGAGGGGCCAGATGCTCGCCCAGCTCCAGGGGCAGGAGCTCAAGTGCTTCGGCCCGCAGCACCCCTTCAAGGCGTTCGGCAAGGAACGCACCGAGATCTGCGCCCTGTTCCCGCACATCGGGTCGGTGATCGACGAGGTCTGCCTGGTCCGCTCGATGACCACCGAGGCGATCAACCACGACCCGGCCCACATGTTCATGAACACCGGCTCGCAGATCGCCGGTCGGCCCAGCATGGGCGCCTGGGTCACCTACGGCCTCGGCTCCGACGCCCAGGACCTACCCGGATTCGTCGTGCTGACGTCGCTGGGCCAGGGGGGCCAGAACCAGCCGATCGCGGCCCGGCAGTGGAGCAGCGGGTTCCTGCCGAGCCGCCACCAGGGGGTGCAGCTCCGGGCCAAGGGGGACCCGGTCCTGTACCTGACCGACCCGCCCGGCGTCTCCCGCGAGCAGCAGGGCGCCGACGTCGCCGCGATCAACACGCTGAACGCCCATCACGCCGCGTCGGTCCACGACCCGGAGGTCGCCACCCGCGTCGCCCAGTACGAGATGGCCTTCCAGATGCAGGCCAGCGTGCCGAGGCTGATGGACGTGGCCGGCGAGTCCCGGAGCACGCTGGAGCTCTACGGGTGCGAGCCGGGCGACGGCTCGTTCGCCTCCAACTGCCTGCTCGCCCGCCGCCTCGCCGAGCGCGGGGTGCGGTTCATCCAGCTCTACCACAAGGACTGGGACCACCACGGCGGCGTCAAGGAGGGGATCGCCCTGAAGGCCAAGGAGATCGACCGGGCCTGCATGGCCCTGATCGTGGACCTGAAGCGCCGGGGCATGCTGGACGACATCCTGGTCGTCTGGGCCGGCGAGTTCGGCCGCACCCCGATGTCCCAGGGCGGCGACGGCCGCGACCACCACAACAAGGCCATGTCCGTCTGGCTCGCCGGCGCCGGCGTCCGCGGGGGGATGGTCTACGGCGCGTCCGACGAGCTGGGCTACGCGGCGGTGGACAAGGTCTGCACGGTGCACGACCTGCATGCCACGATGCTCCACCAGCTCGGCATCGACCACGAGACCTTCCGCGTCAAGTTCCAGGGCCTCGACGCCAAGCTCACCGGCGTCGAGCCCGCCAATGTCATCAAGGGCATCTTGAGTTGA